The Kosakonia sacchari SP1 genome includes a window with the following:
- a CDS encoding DUF2569 domain-containing protein, whose amino-acid sequence MGTCIQCDKDALKESDFCAECEAREFKKIRGWLFVPAISLVLSLLTIVVSINTTVKALMENDGAFVAGQKGLLVFELVFFVAMFAYTLFVSSLFFRKKRQLPRFFIGFLLLWLAFYGMDLVLAHQLMGLPYVYDNVKPLLRNAVSAAIWIPYFLVSVRVKRTFVR is encoded by the coding sequence ATGGGAACCTGTATTCAATGCGATAAGGACGCGCTGAAAGAGAGTGATTTCTGCGCGGAGTGCGAGGCGCGCGAGTTTAAAAAAATTCGCGGCTGGCTGTTTGTGCCGGCGATCTCGCTGGTGCTTTCTCTGCTGACGATTGTGGTGTCGATCAATACCACCGTCAAAGCTCTGATGGAGAACGACGGCGCGTTCGTCGCAGGGCAGAAAGGGCTGCTTGTTTTCGAACTGGTTTTCTTTGTGGCGATGTTTGCCTACACGCTGTTCGTTTCGAGCCTGTTCTTTCGCAAAAAGCGTCAGCTTCCGCGTTTTTTCATTGGTTTTCTGCTGCTTTGGCTTGCGTTTTACGGGATGGATTTAGTGCTGGCACATCAGCTTATGGGTCTGCCTTACGTCTACGATAACGTTAAGCCGTTGCTGCGTAACGCGGTAAGTGCGGCGATTTGGATCCCCTATTTCCTGGTGTCCGTGCGCGTTAAACGTACGTTTGTACGCTAA
- the yjgA gene encoding ribosome biogenesis factor YjgA, whose translation MTKQPDDWLDDVPGDDIEDEDDEIIWVSKSEIKRDAEELKQLGAEMVDLGKNALDKLPLDQDLRDAIELAQRIKKEGRRRQLQLIGKMLRQRDVDPIRQALDKLKNRHNQQVAFFHKLEQIRDRLIEEGDDAVPEVLNLWPDADRQQLRSLIRNAKKEKEGNKPPKSARLIFQYLRELAETSEQ comes from the coding sequence ATGACAAAGCAGCCCGACGACTGGCTCGACGACGTGCCCGGTGATGATATTGAAGACGAAGATGATGAGATCATCTGGGTCAGTAAGAGTGAAATTAAGCGCGATGCTGAAGAGTTAAAGCAGCTCGGCGCGGAAATGGTCGATCTTGGCAAAAACGCGCTGGATAAACTCCCGCTCGACCAGGATCTGCGCGACGCCATTGAACTGGCGCAGCGCATTAAGAAAGAGGGTCGCCGCCGTCAGTTGCAGTTGATCGGTAAAATGCTGCGTCAGCGCGATGTCGATCCGATTCGCCAGGCGCTGGATAAGCTGAAAAACCGCCACAACCAGCAAGTGGCCTTTTTCCACAAGCTGGAGCAGATCCGCGATCGCCTGATTGAAGAGGGTGATGATGCGGTGCCGGAGGTGCTGAACCTGTGGCCAGATGCTGACCGCCAGCAGTTACGCTCGCTTATCCGCAACGCGAAGAAAGAGAAAGAAGGCAACAAACCGCCGAAATCCGCGCGTTTAATCTTCCAGTATCTGCGTGAACTGGCTGAAACCAGCGAGCAATAA
- the ytfT gene encoding galactofuranose ABC transporter, ATP-binding protein YtfT translates to MMPQSLGQTTPPKRRFNWPTGTPQLIALLLVLVVDSLVAPHFYQVVLQDARLFGSPIDILNRAAPVALLAIGMTLVIATGGIDLSVGAVMAIAGATAASLTVAGYSLTVVLLAAIGTGVLAGLWNGILVAILKIQPFVATLILMVAGRGVAQLITSGQIVTFNAPSLAWLGSGSLLLFPTPVIIALVTLVLFWVFTRKTALGMFIEAVGINIRAAKNAGVNTRVVVMLTYVLSGVCAAIAGVIVAADIRGADANNAGLWLELDAILAVVIGGGSLMGGRFNLVLSVVGALIIQGMNTGILLSGFQPELNQVVKAVVVMCVLIVQSPRFIALIKGARGHDKT, encoded by the coding sequence GTGATGCCTCAATCACTTGGCCAAACGACGCCGCCAAAGCGCCGTTTTAACTGGCCGACCGGAACGCCGCAGTTGATAGCGCTGCTGCTGGTGTTGGTGGTGGATAGCCTGGTTGCACCGCATTTTTATCAGGTGGTGTTACAGGATGCTCGCCTGTTCGGTAGCCCGATAGACATTCTTAACCGCGCCGCGCCGGTGGCGCTGCTGGCCATTGGAATGACGCTGGTGATTGCCACCGGCGGCATTGATCTGTCGGTCGGGGCGGTAATGGCGATTGCTGGCGCGACGGCGGCGTCGTTAACGGTCGCCGGATACAGCTTGACGGTGGTGCTGCTGGCGGCGATTGGCACTGGTGTGCTGGCTGGATTGTGGAACGGTATTCTGGTGGCGATTTTGAAGATCCAGCCGTTTGTCGCCACGCTAATTTTGATGGTCGCCGGGCGCGGCGTCGCGCAGTTGATCACCTCCGGGCAGATTGTCACCTTTAACGCCCCGTCGCTGGCCTGGTTGGGCAGCGGTTCGCTGCTGCTGTTTCCCACCCCGGTGATTATCGCGCTGGTCACGCTGGTGCTGTTCTGGGTGTTCACCCGCAAAACCGCGCTCGGCATGTTCATTGAAGCGGTGGGCATTAACATTCGCGCGGCGAAAAACGCCGGTGTGAATACCCGTGTTGTGGTGATGCTGACTTATGTGCTGAGCGGCGTGTGCGCGGCGATAGCCGGGGTGATTGTCGCGGCGGACATTCGCGGTGCGGATGCCAACAACGCCGGACTGTGGCTGGAACTGGACGCGATTCTGGCGGTGGTTATCGGCGGTGGTTCGCTGATGGGCGGGCGCTTTAATCTTGTGCTGTCGGTGGTGGGTGCGCTGATTATTCAAGGCATGAACACCGGCATTTTGCTCTCCGGTTTCCAGCCGGAACTCAACCAGGTGGTGAAAGCGGTGGTGGTGATGTGCGTACTGATTGTTCAGTCGCCGCGCTTTATCGCGCTGATTAAAGGAGCTCGCGGTCATGATAAAACGTAA
- the fbp gene encoding class 1 fructose-bisphosphatase — translation MKTLGEFIVEKQHEFSHATGELTALLSAIKLGAKIIHRDINKAGLVDILGASGAENVQGEEQQKLDLFANEKLKAALRARDIVAGIASEEEDEIVVFEGCEHAKYVVLMDPLDGSSNIDVNVSVGTIFSIYRRVTPVGTPVTMEDFLQPGNKQVAAGYVVYGSSTMLVYTTGCGVHAFTYDPSLGVFCLCQERMRFPERGNTYSINEGNYIKFPQGVKKYLKFCQEEDKATNRPYTTRYIGSLVADFHRNLLKGGIYLYPSTASHPEGKLRLLYECNPMAFLAEQAGGKASDGKNRILDIQPESLHQRRPFFVGNEHMVDDVERYMREFPDA, via the coding sequence ATGAAAACGTTAGGTGAATTTATTGTCGAAAAGCAGCATGAGTTCTCGCATGCAACGGGTGAACTGACTGCTTTGCTGTCGGCGATAAAACTGGGCGCCAAGATCATTCATCGCGATATCAATAAGGCCGGTCTGGTCGATATCCTGGGTGCAAGCGGTGCTGAAAACGTGCAGGGTGAGGAGCAACAAAAACTCGACCTGTTCGCGAACGAAAAACTGAAAGCCGCTCTCCGCGCCCGCGATATCGTGGCTGGGATCGCCTCTGAAGAAGAAGATGAGATCGTCGTTTTCGAAGGCTGCGAACACGCCAAATATGTGGTGCTGATGGATCCTCTGGATGGTTCCTCCAACATCGACGTTAACGTCTCCGTCGGGACAATTTTCTCCATCTATCGCCGCGTAACGCCAGTCGGCACGCCGGTCACCATGGAAGATTTCCTGCAACCGGGCAACAAGCAAGTCGCTGCGGGTTATGTCGTTTACGGTTCGTCCACCATGCTGGTTTACACCACCGGCTGCGGCGTACACGCCTTCACGTACGATCCGTCACTTGGCGTGTTCTGCCTGTGTCAGGAGCGTATGCGCTTCCCGGAGCGTGGCAACACATACTCCATTAACGAAGGCAACTACATCAAATTCCCGCAGGGCGTGAAGAAATACCTGAAGTTCTGCCAGGAAGAAGATAAAGCGACCAACCGCCCTTACACCACGCGCTACATCGGCTCGCTGGTAGCGGATTTCCACCGTAACCTGCTGAAAGGCGGGATCTACCTCTACCCAAGCACCGCCAGCCACCCGGAAGGGAAACTGCGTCTGCTGTACGAATGCAACCCGATGGCGTTCCTCGCAGAACAAGCAGGCGGTAAAGCCAGCGACGGCAAAAACCGTATTCTGGATATCCAGCCAGAAAGCCTGCATCAGCGTCGTCCGTTCTTTGTCGGCAACGAGCACATGGTGGATGACGTAGAACGCTATATGCGTGAGTTCCCGGACGCCTAA
- the yjfF gene encoding galactofuranose ABC transporter, permease protein YjfF translates to MIKRNLPLMITLGVFVLGYLYCLTQFPGFASTRVICNILTDNAFLGIIAVGMTFVILSGGIDLSVGSVIAFTGVFLAKAIGDWGISPLLAFPLILLMGTAFGAFMGLLIDALKIPAFIITLAGMFFLRGVSYLLSEESIPINHPIYDSLSSMAWMIPGGGRLSAMGLLMLFVVVIGIFLAHRTRFGNEVYAIGGNATSANLMGISTRSTTIRIYMLSTGLATLAGIVFSIYTQAGYALAGVGVELDAIASVVIGGTLLSGGVGTVLGTLFGVGIQGLIQTYINFDGTLSSWWTKIAIGILLFIFIALQRGLTVLWENRQSSPVTRVSTTATK, encoded by the coding sequence ATGATAAAACGTAATTTACCGCTGATGATAACGCTGGGCGTGTTTGTGCTTGGCTATCTCTACTGCCTGACGCAGTTTCCCGGTTTTGCGTCGACACGCGTGATTTGCAACATCCTGACGGATAACGCCTTTTTGGGGATCATCGCCGTTGGTATGACCTTCGTGATCCTCTCTGGTGGCATTGATTTATCCGTCGGATCGGTGATCGCTTTCACCGGCGTTTTTCTGGCGAAAGCCATTGGCGATTGGGGCATATCGCCGCTGCTGGCATTCCCGTTAATTTTACTAATGGGCACCGCGTTTGGCGCGTTTATGGGGCTTTTGATCGACGCGTTAAAAATCCCGGCGTTTATCATCACCCTGGCGGGGATGTTTTTCCTGCGCGGCGTCAGTTACCTGCTGTCGGAAGAGTCGATTCCGATTAATCACCCGATTTATGATTCACTCTCCAGCATGGCATGGATGATCCCCGGCGGTGGACGTTTGAGCGCAATGGGGCTGCTAATGCTGTTTGTGGTGGTGATCGGTATTTTCCTCGCACACCGCACTCGTTTTGGCAACGAAGTTTACGCGATTGGCGGTAATGCCACTTCCGCGAACCTGATGGGTATCTCAACGCGCAGTACCACCATTCGTATCTATATGCTCTCGACCGGGCTGGCGACGCTGGCGGGGATTGTCTTCTCCATTTACACCCAGGCCGGTTACGCGCTGGCGGGCGTGGGGGTTGAGCTGGATGCGATCGCCTCGGTGGTGATTGGCGGTACACTGCTGAGTGGCGGCGTCGGCACGGTGCTCGGCACGCTGTTTGGCGTGGGTATTCAGGGGCTTATCCAGACCTATATTAACTTCGATGGCACGCTCAGTTCCTGGTGGACCAAGATTGCCATCGGCATTCTGTTGTTTATTTTTATCGCGTTGCAACGTGGCTTAACGGTGTTGTGGGAGAACCGCCAAAGCTCACCTGTTACGCGCGTTAGCACAACGGCAACAAAGTAA
- a CDS encoding aldose 1-epimerase family protein codes for MKKIVMLSALALLVSGQVAAKTWVLTSAEGGVEQGNWRISSDQLNIKDQHFSIEQVVLHGGKQEGSKVIKLSSKNGLTIALSPTRGMNLLYADGFGVHMGWSSPVKEVVNPAFINLESRNGLGWLEGFNEMVVRCGYEWTGHPVTADGQIYTLHGKVGNTPASQVSVDVSETAPYEIRIRGLVKESTFKKADLQTEMELRYIPGSNSFSLHDVLTNHADYPHDYQIIYHSNFSKPILEQGARFITPYENVSPFNDYAKKGLKEWQTYAGPTKGFDEMVFNIKPLADASKQTVAALLNKAGDKGVAISYNTEQLPVLTLWKNTDTEKQGYVTGIEPGTSYAYPVTIEREQKRVKQLQPGQSTRFDLTYMLLHNSSQVAEVEKRVQEIQGSKTPQSIETPMAKE; via the coding sequence ATGAAAAAAATCGTAATGCTTTCCGCACTTGCGCTGCTTGTTTCTGGTCAGGTAGCGGCAAAAACCTGGGTGCTGACAAGTGCTGAAGGCGGCGTTGAGCAGGGAAACTGGCGGATCAGCAGCGATCAGCTGAACATCAAAGATCAGCATTTCAGCATTGAGCAGGTAGTGCTGCACGGTGGTAAACAAGAGGGCAGCAAAGTCATCAAACTGAGCAGTAAAAACGGCCTGACCATCGCGCTGAGCCCGACGCGTGGCATGAATTTGCTCTATGCCGACGGTTTTGGCGTGCATATGGGCTGGAGTTCACCGGTAAAAGAGGTCGTTAACCCGGCATTCATCAATCTGGAAAGCCGCAATGGCCTCGGTTGGCTGGAAGGTTTCAACGAAATGGTGGTGCGCTGCGGTTACGAATGGACCGGTCATCCGGTAACGGCAGACGGGCAGATTTACACCCTGCACGGCAAAGTTGGCAACACGCCCGCTTCGCAGGTTTCTGTCGATGTTAGCGAAACTGCGCCGTATGAAATTCGCATTCGCGGATTAGTGAAAGAGAGCACCTTCAAAAAAGCGGATCTGCAAACGGAAATGGAACTGCGCTACATTCCGGGCAGCAACAGTTTCAGCCTGCATGACGTGCTGACCAACCACGCTGACTATCCGCACGATTACCAAATCATCTACCACAGCAATTTCAGTAAGCCGATCCTTGAACAGGGCGCGCGCTTTATTACGCCGTATGAAAACGTCAGCCCGTTCAATGATTACGCCAAAAAAGGGTTGAAAGAGTGGCAAACCTACGCCGGGCCAACCAAAGGCTTCGACGAAATGGTGTTTAATATCAAGCCGCTGGCTGACGCCAGTAAACAGACCGTCGCGGCATTGCTGAACAAGGCCGGAGATAAAGGCGTGGCGATTAGCTACAACACCGAACAGTTGCCGGTACTGACACTGTGGAAAAATACCGACACGGAAAAACAGGGCTACGTCACCGGTATCGAACCGGGCACCAGCTACGCCTATCCGGTCACTATTGAACGTGAACAAAAACGCGTGAAACAGTTGCAGCCAGGCCAGAGCACCCGCTTCGATTTAACCTATATGCTGCTGCACAACAGCAGTCAGGTAGCTGAAGTAGAGAAACGCGTGCAGGAAATTCAGGGCAGCAAAACTCCGCAGTCGATTGAAACGCCGATGGCGAAAGAGTAA
- the mpl gene encoding UDP-N-acetylmuramate:L-alanyl-gamma-D-glutamyl-meso-diaminopimelate ligase produces the protein MRIHILGICGTFMGGLAMLARSLGHQVTGSDDSVYPPMSTLLENQGIELIEGYDASQLDPAPDLVIIGNVMKRGNPCVEAVLEKNIPFMSGPQWLHDFVLRDRWVVAIAGTHGKTTTAGMATWILEACGYKPGFVIGGVPGNFDVSARLGESPFFVIEADEYDCAFFDKRSKFVHYCPRTLVLNNLEFDHADIFDDLKAIQKQFHHLVRIVPGQGKIIWPENDINLKQTMAMGCWSEQELVGEQGHWQAKKLNTDASSWEVWLDNECVGQVNWGLVGEHNMHNGLMAIAAARHVGVAPAEAANALGSFINARRRLELRGEANGVTVYDDFAHHPTAILATLAALRGKVGGTAKIIAVLEPRSNTMKMGICKDDLAPSLGRADEVYLLQPPHIPWQVAEVADACVQPAYWSADVDTLAEMIVKSAQPGDHILVMSNGGFGGIHQKLLDGLAKKAQLAAENA, from the coding sequence ATGCGCATTCATATATTGGGGATTTGTGGCACTTTCATGGGCGGGCTGGCAATGCTGGCGCGCTCGCTGGGACACCAGGTAACGGGCTCGGACGACAGTGTCTATCCGCCGATGAGCACGCTGCTTGAGAACCAAGGGATTGAACTGATTGAAGGTTATGACGCAAGCCAGCTCGATCCGGCACCGGATTTGGTCATCATCGGCAATGTGATGAAGCGCGGTAATCCCTGTGTGGAAGCGGTGCTGGAAAAGAACATTCCGTTTATGTCGGGTCCGCAATGGCTCCACGATTTTGTGCTGCGCGACCGCTGGGTTGTCGCCATTGCCGGTACGCACGGTAAAACCACCACGGCAGGCATGGCGACCTGGATTCTGGAAGCCTGTGGTTACAAACCGGGCTTCGTGATTGGCGGCGTACCGGGCAATTTTGATGTTTCGGCGCGTCTGGGCGAGAGCCCGTTCTTCGTGATTGAAGCCGATGAATATGACTGCGCCTTCTTCGACAAACGTTCCAAATTCGTTCATTACTGCCCGCGCACGCTGGTACTCAATAACCTTGAGTTTGACCATGCGGATATTTTCGACGACCTGAAAGCGATTCAGAAACAGTTCCACCACCTGGTGCGCATCGTGCCGGGGCAGGGGAAAATTATCTGGCCGGAAAACGACATCAACCTGAAACAGACGATGGCGATGGGCTGCTGGAGCGAGCAGGAGCTGGTTGGCGAGCAGGGCCACTGGCAGGCGAAAAAACTGAATACTGACGCCTCCAGTTGGGAAGTGTGGCTGGATAACGAATGCGTCGGCCAGGTTAACTGGGGCTTAGTGGGCGAGCACAACATGCACAATGGCCTGATGGCGATTGCCGCCGCGCGTCATGTTGGTGTTGCACCGGCAGAAGCGGCGAACGCGCTGGGCTCTTTCATCAATGCGCGTCGTCGTCTGGAACTGCGTGGTGAAGCCAATGGCGTGACCGTGTATGACGATTTTGCCCATCACCCGACGGCAATTCTGGCAACCCTCGCGGCGCTGCGCGGGAAAGTGGGCGGCACCGCGAAAATTATCGCCGTGCTGGAGCCACGCTCGAACACCATGAAAATGGGCATCTGCAAAGACGATCTGGCGCCGTCGCTGGGACGTGCGGATGAAGTGTATCTGCTGCAGCCGCCGCATATTCCCTGGCAGGTGGCGGAAGTGGCAGATGCCTGCGTGCAGCCTGCGTACTGGAGTGCGGATGTGGATACGCTGGCGGAGATGATTGTCAAAAGCGCCCAGCCGGGCGATCACATTCTGGTGATGAGCAACGGCGGGTTTGGTGGTATCCACCAGAAGCTGCTCGACGGGCTGGCGAAAAAAGCGCAGCTCGCTGCTGAAAACGCCTGA
- a CDS encoding methyl-accepting chemotaxis protein, with protein sequence MLKTLSIRTGLLSLLAVMTLLLLLVSGIGIYALNKSSSSLERISQLQGEKMARLSDGYTLILRARNEAGQAVRMMEVGLLDDAAKSVKMINGEIDRGESALTGVIKAGVDDEQGSALLAALAKSYGDYVNQGIKPMQDALNQQSADAYYDLLENKLIPISRQFDNDMQAFQKWGEVRGKAEVSAVQSSKNGVMLLILVVALLVAGIIVLAWLALRHLLLKPLDTSIQQLEQVAAGDLTYLKTDVSSKEFNRLNAAIEEMRQSLVGSVTRVRDASSQIDTGSRELAAGNIDLSQRTESTATSLEQTAASMEQITATVKLNADNAEQAHKLAKTVSDTADRGSEMVCYVIEKMRDISTSSDRIADILSVIDAIAFQTNILALNAAVEAARAGEQGRGFAVVAGEVRNLASRSAESAKEIRALISSSQAQVSEGSDLAMQAGETMDEIAEEVLRMTKLMREIANASQEQSRGIEQVNIAVSQMDETAQQNAALVQQSSAATRSLEEQSRELLQAMASFRLQTQG encoded by the coding sequence ATGCTTAAAACGCTTTCGATCCGTACTGGTTTACTTTCTTTGTTGGCTGTTATGACGCTTCTGCTGCTGCTGGTCAGCGGTATTGGCATTTATGCACTGAATAAAAGCTCCTCTTCGCTGGAACGCATTAGCCAGCTACAAGGCGAAAAAATGGCGCGCCTGAGCGATGGCTACACGCTGATCCTGCGTGCGCGTAATGAAGCGGGCCAGGCCGTGCGCATGATGGAAGTCGGTTTGCTGGATGATGCCGCCAAATCGGTGAAAATGATCAATGGCGAAATTGATCGCGGCGAAAGCGCGCTGACCGGCGTGATTAAGGCGGGCGTGGATGATGAGCAGGGCTCCGCGCTATTGGCGGCGTTAGCGAAAAGCTACGGCGACTATGTCAATCAGGGCATTAAACCAATGCAGGATGCGCTCAACCAACAGAGCGCCGATGCCTATTACGACCTGCTGGAAAACAAACTGATCCCTATCTCCCGCCAGTTTGATAACGACATGCAGGCCTTCCAGAAGTGGGGCGAAGTGCGCGGCAAAGCGGAAGTGAGCGCCGTTCAGAGCAGTAAAAACGGCGTTATGCTGCTGATTCTGGTAGTGGCGTTGCTGGTGGCCGGGATCATCGTGCTGGCCTGGCTGGCGCTGCGCCATTTACTGCTCAAGCCGCTGGATACCTCAATTCAGCAACTGGAACAGGTGGCGGCAGGGGATTTGACCTACCTGAAAACCGATGTCAGTAGCAAAGAATTTAACCGGCTGAACGCGGCTATCGAAGAGATGCGCCAGTCGCTGGTGGGTTCAGTCACCCGCGTGCGTGATGCCAGTTCGCAAATTGATACCGGCAGCCGTGAGTTAGCGGCGGGCAACATCGATTTGTCGCAGCGTACGGAATCTACCGCCACATCGCTGGAGCAAACCGCAGCCAGCATGGAGCAGATCACGGCCACAGTGAAACTAAACGCCGACAATGCGGAGCAGGCGCATAAACTGGCGAAGACGGTTTCCGATACCGCCGATCGCGGCAGCGAAATGGTTTGCTATGTTATTGAAAAAATGCGCGATATCTCTACCAGCTCCGATCGTATCGCCGACATTCTTAGCGTGATTGACGCTATTGCTTTCCAGACCAATATTCTGGCGCTCAACGCCGCCGTTGAAGCCGCGCGCGCGGGTGAGCAGGGGCGTGGTTTCGCGGTGGTTGCCGGTGAAGTGCGTAACCTTGCCAGCCGCAGCGCCGAGTCGGCGAAAGAGATCCGGGCGCTCATCAGCAGCTCGCAGGCGCAGGTGTCTGAAGGCAGCGATCTGGCGATGCAGGCCGGTGAAACGATGGACGAAATCGCCGAAGAAGTGTTGCGAATGACCAAACTGATGCGCGAAATCGCCAATGCATCGCAGGAACAGAGTCGCGGTATTGAGCAGGTGAATATCGCCGTCAGCCAGATGGATGAAACCGCGCAGCAAAACGCGGCATTGGTGCAGCAATCTTCCGCGGCGACCCGTTCGCTGGAAGAGCAGTCGCGCGAGTTGTTGCAGGCAATGGCTTCATTCCGTTTACAGACGCAGGGATAA